Proteins encoded in a region of the Kiritimatiellia bacterium genome:
- a CDS encoding 3'-5' exonuclease domain-containing protein 2 — protein MRGAFEQLLLPLGSIAGPRHSGSEGIISITRDALNSLPIISFKGRIHLVDSDAALESAIRSISRSKILGFDTETKPVFKVGVSHPPALVQLADEGEAWIFQLKKLKVLAPLFELLSDTSIIKAGIALADDLKKLRELHPFQPGGFAEIGDLAKKLGFKQTGLRSLAGLVLGVRVSKREQRSNWARHRLKPSQVSYAATDAWISRELYIALQKRLNGDLACTS, from the coding sequence CGGGTCCGAGACATTCGGGCTCAGAGGGGATCATCTCCATCACCCGAGATGCGCTAAATTCACTGCCCATCATCAGCTTCAAGGGACGGATTCATCTCGTGGATTCGGATGCCGCACTCGAGTCGGCCATTCGCTCGATCAGTCGATCGAAAATACTGGGGTTCGATACTGAAACCAAACCCGTTTTCAAGGTCGGCGTTTCCCACCCGCCTGCTTTGGTGCAACTTGCGGACGAAGGGGAAGCTTGGATCTTTCAGCTCAAAAAGTTGAAGGTCCTAGCGCCTCTCTTTGAACTTTTAAGCGACACTTCCATTATCAAAGCGGGTATCGCCTTGGCTGACGACCTGAAAAAGTTGCGAGAACTGCACCCTTTCCAGCCGGGCGGCTTCGCTGAAATCGGCGATCTAGCGAAAAAGCTGGGCTTCAAGCAAACGGGACTCCGCTCTCTCGCCGGCCTCGTCCTCGGCGTTCGAGTTTCCAAACGGGAACAGCGCTCCAACTGGGCGAGACATCGATTGAAGCCCTCCCAGGTGTCGTATGCAGCGACCGACGCCTGGATCAGCAGGGAATTGTATATCGCCCTCCAAAAGCGACTGAACGGGGATTTGGCGTGCACGAGCTAA
- a CDS encoding L-threonylcarbamoyladenylate synthase, with amino-acid sequence MAARILRDGGLVAFPTETVYGLGADVFNPSAVGKIFTAKGRPADNPLIVHISSRSQLDRVAASIPEHANRLMDAFWPGPLTVILPRHPAVPYAVTAGLETVGVRFPSHPQALAFLRAARTPVAAPSANRSGRPSPTTWQAVREDLDGRVDCILKGAPSQVGLESTVVDCTGRRPVVLRSGAIPVESLRSVVPHIRLANARDKARGRSPGLKHRHYAPSIPVRIRTRIPKQLSDSEAWIGIGSPPKGGRLVKGCRDIDDYARHVFEFFRASERAGAKVIYCQAVSSRGIGRALMDRIRRAARNGMLYESCRAH; translated from the coding sequence GTGGCCGCCCGAATCTTGCGGGACGGAGGGCTCGTTGCGTTTCCTACGGAAACCGTTTACGGGCTGGGTGCGGATGTTTTCAATCCATCCGCGGTGGGGAAAATTTTTACCGCCAAAGGAAGGCCGGCCGACAATCCTCTGATTGTCCACATTTCGAGCCGCTCGCAGCTCGATCGCGTCGCCGCATCGATTCCAGAACACGCAAACCGATTGATGGATGCATTTTGGCCGGGTCCGCTGACGGTAATTCTGCCGCGCCATCCGGCCGTTCCTTACGCTGTGACGGCGGGTCTTGAAACCGTCGGTGTCCGATTCCCCTCGCATCCGCAAGCGCTGGCCTTTTTGCGCGCCGCTCGAACGCCCGTCGCGGCGCCTTCGGCAAACCGTTCGGGCCGGCCCAGCCCCACAACATGGCAGGCCGTTCGCGAGGATCTGGACGGACGAGTCGACTGCATTTTGAAAGGGGCTCCTTCACAAGTTGGACTCGAATCCACCGTCGTCGACTGCACGGGCCGGAGACCCGTAGTGCTGCGGTCGGGAGCGATTCCCGTTGAGTCGCTTCGGTCGGTTGTTCCCCATATTCGGCTTGCGAATGCGCGAGACAAGGCACGCGGCCGAAGCCCGGGCCTGAAACATCGCCATTATGCGCCATCGATTCCCGTTAGAATTCGCACACGCATCCCGAAACAATTGTCCGATAGCGAGGCATGGATTGGGATCGGATCCCCTCCGAAAGGGGGACGACTGGTGAAGGGCTGCCGGGATATCGACGACTACGCTCGCCATGTATTCGAATTTTTTCGAGCGAGCGAAAGAGCTGGCGCAAAGGTGATCTATTGCCAGGCCGTTTCATCAAGGGGGATCGGTCGCGCACTCATGGACCGAATCCGACGTGCCGCGCGCAATGGAATGCTATACGAATCTTGCCGAGCACACTGA
- a CDS encoding 4'-phosphopantetheinyl transferase superfamily protein yields the protein MNPLLLPVGSDEVVCYYAPFEDLSGVKAILGATLTPGEQLRKMRYREGSASARFEFCRGALRVILARHLGLLPNEFEIIANEHGKPMLKHERGRELHFSLSHSRSHFAIALAHRPIGVDVEDTGREVDWMSVARRFFSEDEHRALAGLSDDIARRLFFRWWTAKEAVVKAEGFSLAGRIASLDLSRWIEDSPFDVQGNSSVLRVWSHDNGGAIFALSAPKNLVPRFNYAGLLICELARQFSIRAECHRNV from the coding sequence ATGAATCCGTTGCTGTTGCCTGTGGGTTCTGACGAAGTCGTTTGTTACTACGCGCCTTTTGAAGACCTTTCAGGGGTTAAGGCCATTTTGGGCGCAACGCTGACACCGGGTGAACAGCTTCGTAAAATGCGGTATCGAGAGGGATCCGCCTCAGCCCGATTCGAGTTTTGCCGAGGGGCGCTCCGCGTCATTCTCGCACGGCATTTGGGGCTTTTGCCGAATGAGTTTGAAATCATCGCAAACGAACATGGAAAACCTATGTTGAAGCATGAGAGGGGCCGTGAGCTGCATTTCTCACTCTCCCACTCACGCTCCCACTTCGCGATCGCCCTCGCCCATAGGCCAATCGGCGTCGATGTTGAGGATACAGGACGCGAAGTTGACTGGATGTCCGTCGCCCGCCGTTTTTTCTCCGAGGATGAACACCGCGCTCTGGCAGGGCTGTCGGATGACATCGCCCGCCGTTTGTTTTTCCGCTGGTGGACCGCAAAAGAGGCTGTCGTCAAGGCCGAAGGCTTCAGTCTTGCCGGACGCATCGCGTCCCTCGATCTGAGCAGGTGGATTGAGGACTCGCCCTTTGACGTGCAAGGCAATTCCTCTGTCTTGCGTGTCTGGTCTCATGACAACGGCGGGGCGATTTTCGCGTTGTCCGCGCCGAAAAATCTGGTGCCGAGGTTTAACTACGCCGGTTTGTTGATTTGCGAGCTGGCCCGCCAGTTCAGCATCCGCGCGGAATGTCACAGGAACGTATGA
- a CDS encoding rhamnulokinase has product MAAAKRNIFLAIDLGASNGRVMAVEIGGRKVIVEEVHRFANGGHRINGHYHWNTVGLFAEIKAGLAKAARQYGSRIVSAGVDSWGVDYGLIDRRGDLLGIPYQYRDSRTNGMLAWVGRKMPLRRIYEITGIQFMFFNTLLQLASEVKAKSPALEAADRLLFTPDLINFWLTGEAANEYTIASTSQLLDARARRWSRPLLDAIGLNRRLFRTLVQPGTPLGPLHPDVVEETGLKGIKVIATASHDTASAVAAVPAEGRDFVYLSSGTWSLMGVEADQPVITDDSYEFGFTNEGGIGGTIRLLKNICGMWLIQECRRIWQQNGQEYSFDELRAMALAEKPFTAFIDPDHPDFASPGDMPKRIADYCRRTGQSVPESPGAFSRIIFESLALRYREVFSQLEKLTGRHYPALHVVGGGVHQTVLNQFAADALRRPVIAGPIEATAMGNALVQWMAEEGIRDRSVARDLVRASVESRSWEPSDPDPWDDAYERFLQVVERGRRR; this is encoded by the coding sequence ATGGCAGCGGCAAAACGCAACATATTCCTGGCGATTGATCTTGGCGCCTCGAACGGGCGCGTGATGGCTGTTGAGATCGGCGGCCGAAAGGTGATTGTCGAAGAAGTTCATCGATTTGCCAACGGCGGTCATCGCATCAACGGGCATTACCACTGGAATACGGTGGGGCTTTTTGCGGAAATCAAAGCCGGGCTGGCAAAGGCGGCGCGGCAGTATGGTTCGAGGATTGTGAGTGCGGGTGTCGATTCGTGGGGCGTCGATTACGGGCTGATCGACCGGCGAGGGGACTTGCTGGGCATTCCCTACCAGTACCGGGATTCGAGGACGAACGGGATGTTGGCCTGGGTCGGCCGGAAGATGCCGCTGAGGCGGATTTATGAAATCACCGGCATCCAGTTCATGTTTTTCAACACGTTGCTGCAGTTGGCCTCAGAAGTGAAGGCAAAATCGCCCGCGCTCGAAGCAGCCGATCGGCTTTTGTTCACGCCGGACCTGATCAATTTCTGGCTCACCGGTGAAGCGGCGAACGAATACACGATTGCCAGCACGAGCCAGCTTTTGGACGCTCGGGCTCGACGTTGGTCGCGTCCTCTGTTGGATGCAATTGGCCTGAACCGCCGTCTCTTCCGAACACTGGTCCAACCCGGCACTCCTCTGGGGCCGCTCCACCCCGATGTCGTGGAAGAGACCGGCCTCAAGGGCATCAAGGTGATTGCCACGGCCAGCCATGACACGGCCTCGGCCGTGGCAGCCGTTCCTGCCGAAGGCAGGGATTTCGTTTATCTGAGTTCCGGAACATGGTCGCTGATGGGCGTCGAGGCCGACCAGCCGGTCATCACGGATGACAGCTACGAGTTCGGCTTCACGAATGAGGGCGGGATTGGGGGCACGATCCGTCTGCTGAAGAACATCTGCGGCATGTGGCTCATTCAGGAGTGCCGTCGCATCTGGCAGCAGAACGGCCAGGAATACTCCTTCGACGAACTGCGCGCCATGGCGCTTGCGGAAAAGCCGTTCACCGCATTCATCGATCCGGACCACCCGGATTTTGCATCGCCTGGCGACATGCCGAAGCGGATCGCGGACTACTGCCGCCGCACGGGGCAATCTGTGCCGGAATCGCCGGGCGCGTTCTCGCGCATCATTTTTGAAAGCCTGGCGCTTCGCTACCGGGAGGTTTTCTCTCAGCTCGAAAAATTGACCGGCCGACACTATCCTGCTCTTCATGTGGTGGGCGGAGGCGTTCACCAAACAGTGCTCAACCAATTTGCCGCGGACGCGCTCCGGCGGCCAGTGATCGCCGGACCCATCGAGGCCACCGCGATGGGCAACGCACTCGTCCAGTGGATGGCCGAAGAGGGGATCCGCGACCGATCAGTCGCGCGGGACCTCGTTCGCGCCTCGGTGGAGTCCCGATCGTGGGAGCCGTCTGATCCCGATCCATGGGATGATGCTTACGAGAGATTTCTGCAGGTCGTCGAGCGTGGACGGCGCCGCTGA
- a CDS encoding DeoR/GlpR family DNA-binding transcription regulator: MIQPDVRETTRRPLLAIERQREILNLLSERGSVRVTELAEAFRVTEETIRRDLDKLEQEGRVVRSHGGAVLADVKDVPHGLRELANVPQKEAIAREAARLVEPGDTILLDASSTAWFLARRLPNVPLTVITHSLASALALSERDQIRVISPGGTLAAVTMSFVGSESLAALRRFHARWLFMSCRAFDPARGAFDANEEQAVIRRTMMEIADERVLMVDGSKLGKRALSFIAGPNDFDRVIVDSGTDGRWLQALQGAGIRLMVAEVGS; this comes from the coding sequence ATGATTCAGCCCGATGTCAGGGAAACAACCCGTCGGCCCCTGTTGGCGATCGAACGGCAACGCGAAATTCTGAATCTATTGTCGGAGCGCGGCAGTGTTCGGGTGACCGAATTGGCCGAGGCCTTCCGCGTCACCGAGGAGACGATCCGGCGCGACCTAGACAAATTGGAACAGGAGGGGCGCGTTGTGCGCAGCCATGGCGGTGCGGTACTCGCCGACGTGAAGGACGTTCCGCACGGCCTACGCGAACTTGCCAACGTGCCGCAGAAGGAGGCCATCGCGCGAGAGGCGGCCCGCCTCGTGGAACCGGGAGACACGATCCTTTTGGATGCCAGTTCGACGGCTTGGTTTCTGGCGAGGCGCCTGCCGAATGTTCCGCTCACAGTCATCACCCATTCGCTGGCAAGTGCCTTGGCTCTGAGTGAACGCGATCAGATTCGCGTGATTTCACCCGGCGGAACGTTGGCTGCTGTGACCATGTCCTTCGTGGGATCTGAATCGCTGGCAGCGCTTCGCAGGTTTCACGCGCGCTGGTTGTTCATGTCGTGCCGCGCATTTGATCCTGCACGAGGGGCATTTGACGCAAACGAGGAGCAGGCAGTGATCCGGCGCACGATGATGGAAATCGCCGATGAACGGGTCCTGATGGTCGATGGCAGCAAGCTCGGCAAACGGGCGCTGTCGTTCATCGCAGGTCCAAACGACTTCGACCGGGTGATCGTGGACAGCGGCACGGACGGGAGGTGGTTGCAGGCGTTGCAGGGGGCAGGGATTCGTCTGATGGTGGCAGAGGTGGGTTCGTAA
- a CDS encoding alcohol dehydrogenase catalytic domain-containing protein has protein sequence MILPDRQRAVQLVGPDQLVLNPDKPVPRPGPHQILAKVEVTGLCFSDLKLLKQFSAHPRKSDVVTTLQPETLREIPSYVPNEAPTVPGHETVVRIVAVGDQVRTVKPGDRRLVQTDYRWLRTAESCAAFGYNFEGALQEYVLMDERVITSPEGESMLLPASEHLSASAIALVEPWACVEDSYVVRERQGRKPGGRSATIDSARTTRVDVESYEDGSLDDVVFLGANADLLEALFPKIAKNGLLNIVQRGETFGRPVVTPVGRIHYGGVRIIGTRGANPEEGYAAIPATAEIRPGDRILIVGAGGPMGTMHVIRNICQGVPGITVVGTDMSDERLTQLRALAAPLAAERGVGFEARHAKNDPPDGPFDYIALMAPVPALVAQAVDQAARRAIINIFAGIPASVSHPINLDRYVEQQAYFIGTSGSTLEDMRIVLKKVTDGSLDTNLSVAAVSGLEGAIDGIRAVEKQSIAGKIIVYPSCRGLPLTPLSELHRRFPDVAAHLRDGAWTREAEAALLAHFQG, from the coding sequence ATGATCCTGCCTGATCGTCAACGCGCCGTTCAACTGGTCGGCCCCGACCAACTCGTCCTCAACCCGGACAAGCCGGTGCCCCGCCCAGGACCCCACCAGATTCTGGCAAAGGTCGAAGTCACCGGCCTGTGCTTTTCTGACCTCAAACTGCTCAAGCAGTTCAGCGCACATCCGCGCAAATCCGATGTCGTCACGACCCTGCAGCCGGAAACTCTCCGCGAGATCCCCAGTTATGTCCCGAACGAGGCGCCCACCGTCCCCGGCCATGAGACCGTGGTGCGGATCGTTGCGGTGGGGGACCAAGTGCGAACCGTCAAGCCTGGCGACCGCCGGCTGGTGCAGACGGACTACCGCTGGCTCCGCACGGCCGAATCCTGCGCGGCCTTTGGCTACAACTTCGAGGGCGCGCTGCAGGAATACGTGCTGATGGATGAGCGGGTCATCACGTCGCCGGAGGGCGAGTCCATGCTGCTCCCGGCGTCCGAGCACCTGTCAGCTTCGGCAATTGCGCTGGTGGAGCCGTGGGCCTGCGTTGAGGACTCATACGTCGTTCGCGAGCGGCAGGGCCGAAAGCCGGGCGGTCGGTCGGCGACAATTGATTCGGCGCGGACCACGCGTGTCGATGTGGAATCCTACGAGGACGGCTCGCTGGACGATGTTGTCTTTCTCGGAGCCAACGCCGACCTGCTCGAGGCGCTTTTCCCGAAGATCGCCAAAAACGGCCTTTTGAACATCGTCCAGCGCGGCGAAACCTTCGGCCGGCCCGTCGTCACGCCGGTGGGCCGAATCCACTACGGCGGCGTGCGGATCATCGGCACACGAGGCGCCAATCCTGAGGAAGGCTACGCCGCAATCCCAGCCACCGCGGAAATCCGGCCGGGAGACCGCATCTTGATCGTTGGCGCAGGCGGCCCCATGGGCACAATGCACGTGATTCGCAACATTTGCCAGGGCGTACCCGGAATCACTGTTGTGGGGACCGACATGAGCGATGAACGCCTGACACAGCTCCGCGCGCTGGCGGCGCCGCTCGCGGCGGAACGCGGCGTAGGGTTCGAAGCGAGGCATGCAAAGAATGATCCGCCGGATGGCCCCTTCGATTACATCGCCCTTATGGCGCCGGTTCCGGCCCTCGTGGCGCAGGCCGTCGATCAGGCGGCACGGCGCGCGATTATCAACATATTCGCCGGCATTCCGGCTTCGGTATCACATCCGATCAATTTGGATCGGTACGTCGAACAGCAGGCCTACTTCATCGGCACGAGCGGAAGCACTCTTGAAGACATGCGCATCGTGCTGAAAAAAGTAACTGACGGGTCGCTCGACACCAACCTTTCAGTCGCTGCAGTTAGCGGGCTCGAGGGCGCGATCGACGGAATTCGAGCCGTTGAAAAGCAGTCGATCGCCGGCAAAATCATCGTCTATCCCTCCTGCCGAGGGCTTCCGCTGACCCCCCTGTCCGAGTTGCACCGCCGATTTCCCGATGTCGCGGCCCATCTGCGGGACGGGGCGTGGACGCGTGAAGCGGAAGCGGCGCTGCTGGCCCATTTCCAAGGTTGA
- a CDS encoding SDR family oxidoreductase, which translates to MPVLEGRKAVITGAAQGLGAALAERLAQEGCDVALFDLKKDAVQTTAATVAAATGKRTIAVAGDITQEADVERLFAEAMREFSRVDVVIANAAILIAEPICEADAEKWRAVMNVNLFGQFLTMKYACRIMRDQRSGVIIQINSKSGKKGSAANSAYAASKFGGIGLVQSVALEMAPFGVRVNAVCPGNLLESPLWTDPERGLFVQYLRAGKVPGARTIEDVRAHYIAQVPLRRGCRYEDVANVVVFLASDQSSYMTGQAINVDGGQEMR; encoded by the coding sequence ATGCCCGTGCTGGAAGGACGCAAAGCTGTTATCACGGGAGCCGCGCAAGGTCTCGGCGCGGCGCTCGCAGAACGTCTCGCGCAAGAAGGTTGCGATGTCGCGCTGTTCGACCTCAAAAAAGATGCCGTTCAGACAACGGCGGCTACCGTCGCTGCGGCGACGGGAAAGCGCACGATCGCTGTCGCTGGCGACATCACGCAGGAGGCAGACGTGGAACGCTTGTTCGCGGAGGCGATGCGCGAATTCAGCCGAGTTGACGTGGTTATCGCGAATGCCGCGATCCTGATTGCCGAACCCATCTGTGAGGCCGATGCGGAAAAATGGCGGGCGGTGATGAACGTCAATTTGTTCGGCCAGTTTCTGACGATGAAATACGCCTGCCGGATCATGCGCGACCAGCGTTCCGGCGTGATCATCCAGATCAATTCCAAATCGGGCAAAAAAGGCAGTGCCGCAAACTCTGCCTACGCGGCCAGCAAATTTGGGGGCATCGGGTTGGTGCAGAGCGTCGCGTTGGAAATGGCGCCCTTTGGAGTGCGCGTCAACGCGGTGTGCCCCGGCAATCTCCTCGAGTCCCCGTTATGGACAGATCCGGAGCGCGGGCTGTTCGTGCAGTATCTGCGCGCGGGTAAGGTCCCGGGCGCGCGCACCATCGAGGACGTTCGCGCTCACTACATCGCCCAGGTCCCGTTGCGCCGGGGATGCCGTTACGAGGATGTCGCGAATGTCGTCGTGTTCCTCGCATCGGACCAGTCCAGCTACATGACCGGCCAGGCGATCAACGTCGACGGCGGACAGGAGATGCGCTGA
- a CDS encoding UbiA family prenyltransferase, protein MRSLNAYLALLRPGSWIKNVFIAPGVLLAVYFGEVSDSRHLAPAAILAFVCACLTASSNYVINQIFDAEGDSHHPDKRYRPLPSGRIARGRAWVLWAALGMAGLSLAAQLGRSVFASCALLWLMGLAYNVPPVRLKDLPYVDALAESINNPIRLAIGWYAFGASRPPTLSALLSSWMLGAFLMTSKRIAEFRRLGNPAAEAYRKSFRWYSEPRLLVSAVVYAALFGMFAGVFISRYRMELVLGMPFVGLAMAAYFRSAFQPNSPAMNPEKIWSSPSILVTSSIAFVICAILLFLDVPEIAETFAPQFPLRAIP, encoded by the coding sequence ATGAGATCGCTCAACGCTTATCTCGCGCTCCTGCGTCCGGGATCCTGGATCAAGAATGTCTTTATTGCGCCCGGTGTTCTCCTGGCTGTTTACTTCGGTGAAGTTTCCGACTCCCGACACCTCGCTCCGGCGGCGATTTTGGCCTTTGTCTGCGCCTGCCTGACCGCATCGAGCAATTACGTCATCAACCAGATCTTCGACGCCGAAGGTGATTCGCATCACCCGGACAAGCGATACCGCCCTCTGCCCTCGGGTAGGATTGCCCGCGGCCGAGCCTGGGTCCTGTGGGCAGCTTTAGGGATGGCGGGCCTTTCCCTTGCCGCGCAGCTCGGACGCAGCGTTTTCGCCTCTTGCGCGTTGCTCTGGCTCATGGGCCTTGCCTACAACGTTCCGCCGGTCCGCTTGAAAGATCTTCCGTACGTCGACGCGCTCGCTGAGTCCATCAACAATCCCATCCGGTTGGCGATCGGATGGTATGCGTTCGGGGCCTCCCGACCGCCGACGTTGTCTGCGCTCCTCTCGTCCTGGATGCTCGGCGCATTCCTGATGACCTCCAAGCGAATCGCCGAATTCCGCCGTCTAGGAAATCCAGCGGCGGAGGCCTATAGAAAGTCATTCCGGTGGTATAGCGAACCTCGGCTGTTAGTGAGCGCCGTTGTTTATGCCGCCCTGTTCGGGATGTTCGCCGGAGTATTTATTTCGCGGTATCGGATGGAGCTGGTTCTGGGCATGCCTTTTGTGGGCCTCGCGATGGCGGCTTACTTCCGCAGCGCCTTTCAACCCAACAGCCCTGCCATGAATCCCGAGAAAATCTGGTCTTCGCCGAGCATTCTAGTCACGTCGTCGATCGCCTTCGTCATCTGTGCGATTCTTCTCTTTCTCGACGTGCCCGAAATCGCGGAGACCTTTGCGCCACAGTTTCCGCTGCGGGCCATTCCATGA